In a single window of the Bacteroidales bacterium genome:
- a CDS encoding DNA alkylation repair protein yields the protein MTELKRKGSKSTKDIPKDILEELNNGQIETANLVEWLAVNQRLLLENLLKNSGRIKYLKPILTDIDNLKKQTVNTINEAIGTGLFNQSTLNSDTEILTIIATHKSDLVRCWATYTIGRNQKLNIKQILQQIQPFSADNHFGVREICWLAVRPIIAKNLTESLEILSKWTSHKDENIRRFSSEATRPRGVWCEHIEELKQNPELGLPILEPLKSDKSKYVQGSVGNWLNDASKTQPEFVIDICNKWEKESKTKETAYIIKKALRTIEK from the coding sequence ATGACTGAATTAAAACGAAAAGGCTCGAAATCGACAAAAGATATTCCAAAAGATATTTTGGAGGAACTAAATAACGGACAAATTGAAACCGCAAATTTAGTAGAATGGTTAGCTGTTAATCAAAGACTTCTGCTTGAAAATCTGTTAAAAAACTCAGGCCGAATAAAATATTTAAAACCAATATTAACAGACATTGACAATTTGAAAAAGCAAACTGTCAATACTATAAATGAGGCAATTGGGACAGGACTTTTCAATCAATCCACCTTAAATAGTGACACAGAAATATTGACAATTATTGCAACACACAAATCTGATTTGGTTCGTTGTTGGGCAACTTACACAATAGGTAGAAATCAAAAATTGAACATAAAACAAATACTTCAACAAATCCAACCTTTTTCTGCAGATAACCATTTTGGTGTAAGAGAAATTTGTTGGTTAGCGGTTAGACCCATTATTGCAAAAAACTTGACCGAAAGTCTTGAAATACTATCAAAATGGACAAGCCATAAAGATGAGAATATTAGACGATTTTCAAGCGAAGCAACGAGACCACGAGGTGTTTGGTGCGAACATATCGAAGAACTGAAACAAAATCCTGAATTGGGTTTGCCAATTTTAGAACCATTGAAATCTGACAAATCCAAATATGTGCAGGGCAGCGTTGGAAATTGGTTGAATGATGCAAGTAAAACACAACCTGAATTTGTTATAGACATTTGCAATAAATGGGAGAAAGAAAGTAAGACAAAAGAGACGGCATACATAATTAAAAAAGCGTTACGAACAATTGAAAAATAG
- a CDS encoding hemerythrin family protein — MITEFLKWDNSFSVKVKEIDDQHKNLVNMLNELYSAFMNKAHEDKIEKIVSSLVDYAVYHFKTEEKYFHQFKYQDTEEHIFEHNEFKKTVSHFQEKLKKNKTALTYEVINFLRDWLQKHIAVSDMKYSKCFVDNGLK; from the coding sequence ATGATTACGGAATTTTTGAAATGGGATAATTCGTTTAGCGTAAAAGTTAAAGAAATTGATGATCAGCACAAAAACCTTGTGAACATGTTAAATGAATTATATTCAGCTTTTATGAATAAAGCGCACGAAGACAAGATTGAGAAAATAGTATCATCATTGGTCGATTATGCTGTATATCATTTTAAAACTGAAGAAAAATACTTTCATCAGTTTAAATATCAGGATACTGAAGAGCACATTTTTGAACATAATGAGTTTAAAAAGACAGTATCACATTTTCAAGAGAAATTAAAGAAAAATAAAACAGCTCTTACTTATGAAGTAATAAATTTTCTTAGAGATTGGTTACAGAAGCATATTGCGGTTAGTGATATGAAATATAGTAAGTGTTTTGTTGATAATGGGCTTAAATAA
- a CDS encoding Crp/Fnr family transcriptional regulator has protein sequence MINVNTGFPIFFKHIADYTSITGNDFEDIITYFTKVNLKKGDALIRMGDKVDNTYWVLKGLLISNYTDDTGNTYVIQFANEGCWITDQQAFYYRGRAIFDIICLEHTELFSISFEDREKLCSDIPKMGDFFRKKINESYVKQQKRLLTYMTKDATERFNILRNDYPELFQRVSKKLLAAYLGVSRETLSRLKK, from the coding sequence ATGATAAACGTTAATACTGGATTTCCCATCTTCTTCAAGCATATAGCAGACTACACCTCTATTACAGGAAATGACTTTGAAGATATTATTACTTATTTTACAAAAGTCAATTTGAAAAAAGGGGATGCATTGATAAGAATGGGGGATAAAGTTGATAATACATACTGGGTGTTAAAGGGTTTACTTATCTCTAACTATACTGATGATACTGGAAATACCTATGTAATACAATTTGCAAATGAAGGTTGTTGGATTACTGACCAGCAGGCATTCTATTATCGGGGAAGAGCCATTTTTGACATTATTTGTCTCGAACACACCGAGTTATTTTCTATTTCTTTCGAAGATAGAGAAAAGCTCTGTTCCGACATACCAAAGATGGGAGACTTTTTTCGTAAAAAAATCAACGAAAGCTATGTAAAACAACAAAAACGGCTGCTTACGTATATGACAAAAGATGCGACAGAGCGTTTTAACATACTCCGCAATGATTATCCTGAATTATTTCAAAGAGTTTCCAAAAAACTATTAGCTGCCTATTTAGGCGTTTCACGAGAAACGTTGAGCCGTTTAAAAAAATAA